The sequence TTTTTTATGTAGTGATGAGATGTGGGATTGGAAAGGTGAAGATTACGGGTTGCAGCTAGGTGAGACTCGTGATTCATTTCATACACGTTTAAATATCGAATTCTTTGTGGGCGCTAAATTAATGTTGATTTGGTTATTATGGATTGTGAACAGATGTACCTAATAGTCTTTGGAACAATGTAAGTGAGAATGATGATGATCTTTCTTACGTGTTTAATGAAACGACTCCAGTGAGGTCTTGTGAGGATTTGGCTTATCAAGTAACCGACAACGGTGTGTAATTTTTGTTACAGGGGATGTAATTATGTTTTAGTAGTAGATATTATTCTTGTTATCTGATAAAATTTGTTTAAGCAGAAAATGTGAATAAGGGAAAGGAGGTGTGTAGGGAGGTGTCATCGCAATCAAAGAGACGTCGAATGCTGCATTTTGATGAAGAAGTTCTTCCACTTTGTGATGAGGATTTCTCATCCACCTTTTTGAACTCAAAGGTTGGAATTAATGTTGCATTTTCATAGTCTTTTGTTTTGTGTGAATTGTTTTGTGCTTAAACTCTATTGTTTTGCTGCTTTGTTTAGGAAAGGGAAGACTCGTTGGATGGGGCTTTTTCTGATATGGCACAATGGGTGTCTGGATTTGCTGGTACGGGTTTAACTTTTGAGTATTgagtagtaatgataatgataataataataatgatataataaagatGTTAATTTGGACTAAATTACTAATTAAATGTGTTTGTAGATGATATGTCTACATCTGCATCTGGACATGATAGTTTGGAACAATCTTCAGACGGTTGGCTGGCAGATTGCCTAGTAGATGACTCAGGGATGCAATTTAGTTGTGATGATATGTATGTATTCTTTTGTGTTATGCTATAATTTGATGTCTTTATCTACAAAAGAAATTAGGTTAATTATGTATTTTCAATATAGGAATTTATCTGGGACATCTGATATGCAAATGAATCTTACAGGTAATGCATCTttaaaaatttaaacttgtatttttttattcttttttacTCTTGTTATTCCTAaagatataatataatgtataactGTTATTATAGATTCAAATAGTTCACAACCAGATAACAGAGGTAATACGATTCAAGGACGCCGCACTCCTATTCGTCAAAACGTCATTTTCAAAGGTTTGTCTTCCCAAATTTCCTGTTTTCCTTTTCTCGTTCAATCATATACTAATAAGTTACATTCCTTGTGCATCGACAATAGCTTGTGTATGCTAaataaaataacatatataaaattataaacttATATACAGAAAAAATTAACATAAAACTGCACTAAATTAACTTATGTGTTCCTGTACCACTCAGGGAAGAAGTCATTAATTAAGACACCGACAAAGATGACATCATCAGTTGTTCTTCCATTTGCATTTGTAAAACCATATGGAGTGCAAGGAGCAGTGACACTTAAAGACATAAATCAGAAGATACACACCCCACCACCATCAAAATCCAAGAAATCGTATGAAGACCCCGTAATGGAATACCCTACATCCGCATTTTCGGGGAAACCGATTGTTGTTAAAACCAAAATCCTCACAGAAGGTGGCAAAGGGAGCATTACAATTATGAGAACAAAAGGATGATGATGATCATCCAAAATCCGCACAGAAGGTGGCAAAGGGAGCATTACAATTATGAGAACAaaaggatgatgatgatcatgatgatcagATAAGTgtttatttacatttatttatttcttCACCTATAAAAAATTAGtttaaagaaaaaaagaaagaaagagagatagCTCTGTTGAAATGTACAAGTGTTTGTATGTTCATGGAGTTGATTGGAATCGATTAGGATCTTTTGTGTATAAGAtccttttacatttttttttttttgtctgcaACTTTGTTAAtgctaatttaattaattaatcttATTTTAACTTAATTCTTATGCGGTGTTTTGTTTATTTCTTTCTACATTACTTATATAACTCACTTAATTA comes from Rutidosis leptorrhynchoides isolate AG116_Rl617_1_P2 chromosome 4, CSIRO_AGI_Rlap_v1, whole genome shotgun sequence and encodes:
- the LOC139845274 gene encoding protein XRI1-like, whose protein sequence is MDHNNNHDNDEMWDWKGEDYGLQLDVPNSLWNNVSENDDDLSYVFNETTPVRSCEDLAYQVTDNENVNKGKEVCREVSSQSKRRRMLHFDEEVLPLCDEDFSSTFLNSKEREDSLDGAFSDMAQWVSGFADDMSTSASGHDSLEQSSDGWLADCLVDDSGMQFSCDDMNLSGTSDMQMNLTDSNSSQPDNRGNTIQGRRTPIRQNVIFKGKKSLIKTPTKMTSSVVLPFAFVKPYGVQGAVTLKDINQKIHTPPPSKSKKSYEDPVMEYPTSAFSGKPIVVKTKILTEGGKGSITIMRTKG